The bacterium genome includes a region encoding these proteins:
- a CDS encoding sulfate ABC transporter substrate-binding protein, producing the protein MTKTIATVLALAAAVSAFPAAAQTAKAKGPVTLSLGAYTTPREAYSRILPLFAAEWKKKNGQDVRFQQSYLGSGAQSRAIVEGFEADVAALSLEADVERIAKAGLIRSAWKSGPTKGMVSRSIVVFAVRKGNPKGIRDWADLARPGIEILTPNPRTSGGAMWNILALYGAAARGNVAGVPKGNDAAAEAFLRKVLKNVSAMDKGARESITTFEKGVGDVAITYENEVLVGRKRGQDYDMIVPTSTILIENPAAVVDAYVDKHGTRAAAEEFLRFLLRPEAQRIFADEGLRSVDPGVAKETASVYRPVKDQFTIEAFGGWAAAAPRFFGPGGVFERAFAEAGK; encoded by the coding sequence ATGACCAAGACGATCGCGACAGTGCTCGCTTTGGCCGCCGCCGTTTCGGCTTTCCCGGCGGCCGCCCAGACGGCCAAGGCCAAGGGGCCGGTGACCCTCTCGCTCGGCGCCTACACCACGCCGCGCGAGGCGTACTCGCGGATCCTGCCGCTCTTCGCCGCGGAGTGGAAGAAGAAGAACGGCCAGGATGTCCGCTTCCAGCAGTCGTACCTCGGCTCCGGCGCGCAGTCGCGCGCGATCGTCGAGGGGTTCGAGGCGGACGTCGCGGCCCTCTCGCTCGAGGCCGACGTCGAGCGGATCGCCAAGGCGGGGCTGATCCGGAGCGCCTGGAAGAGCGGCCCGACGAAGGGGATGGTCAGCCGCTCGATCGTCGTCTTCGCCGTGCGCAAGGGAAACCCGAAGGGGATCCGCGACTGGGCCGACCTCGCCCGGCCGGGGATCGAGATCCTCACGCCGAACCCGCGCACCAGCGGCGGGGCGATGTGGAACATCCTCGCGCTCTACGGCGCCGCCGCGCGCGGCAACGTCGCGGGCGTCCCGAAGGGGAACGACGCGGCGGCGGAGGCGTTCCTGCGCAAGGTGCTGAAGAACGTCTCGGCGATGGACAAGGGGGCGCGGGAGAGCATCACGACCTTCGAGAAGGGGGTCGGGGACGTCGCGATCACCTACGAGAACGAGGTCCTCGTCGGCCGCAAGCGCGGGCAGGACTACGACATGATCGTGCCGACCTCGACGATCCTGATCGAGAACCCGGCGGCGGTCGTGGACGCCTACGTGGACAAGCACGGCACGCGCGCCGCGGCCGAAGAGTTCCTGCGCTTCCTGCTCCGCCCCGAGGCGCAGCGGATCTTCGCCGACGAAGGGCTGCGCTCGGTCGATCCGGGCGTCGCCAAGGAGACGGCGTCGGTCTACCGGCCGGTCAAGGACCAGTTCACGATCGAGGCGTTCGGCGGCTGGGCCGCCGCCGCGCCGCGCTTCTTCGGCCCCGGCGGCGTCTTCGAGCGGGCCTTCGCGGAAGCGGGGAAGTGA
- the modB gene encoding molybdate ABC transporter permease subunit, with product MSGGGRWTRRLLIGAALAYVGGLVAAPFVALAAGALQDGPLELFRALFSAESLGPLVLTVKIGLICVAFHVVAGALTAWALVRDNFPGRRFVSGLVDLPFALSPVVVGYMLLLIFGRRGLLGPALAAVGWQVAFDVSGMVLATLFVTLPLMVRELMPALAALGTEQEQAAATLGASGWQTFLRVTLPSLRWGFVYGAALTFARALGEFGAVLVVGGGVQGKTETATLYIYRALEERQYVAAYGAALGLGAISMALMLGVDLLRRRRG from the coding sequence GTGAGCGGCGGCGGGCGCTGGACGCGCCGGCTGCTGATCGGCGCCGCGCTGGCCTACGTCGGAGGGCTCGTCGCCGCGCCGTTCGTGGCCCTCGCCGCGGGGGCGCTGCAGGACGGGCCGCTGGAGCTGTTCCGCGCGCTCTTCTCGGCGGAGTCGCTCGGGCCGCTGGTGCTGACGGTCAAGATCGGCCTGATCTGCGTGGCGTTCCACGTCGTCGCCGGCGCGCTGACCGCGTGGGCCCTCGTGCGCGACAACTTCCCGGGGCGCCGCTTCGTCTCCGGCCTCGTGGACCTGCCGTTCGCCCTTTCGCCGGTCGTCGTCGGCTACATGCTGCTGCTGATCTTCGGCCGGCGCGGGCTGCTCGGGCCGGCGCTGGCGGCGGTCGGCTGGCAGGTCGCGTTCGACGTCTCGGGGATGGTCCTCGCGACCCTCTTCGTCACGCTGCCGCTGATGGTGCGCGAACTGATGCCGGCGCTCGCGGCGCTCGGCACGGAGCAGGAACAGGCCGCGGCGACGCTCGGCGCCTCCGGCTGGCAGACGTTCCTGCGCGTGACGTTGCCTTCGCTGCGCTGGGGGTTCGTCTACGGCGCCGCGCTGACCTTCGCCCGCGCGCTCGGCGAGTTCGGCGCCGTGCTCGTCGTCGGCGGCGGCGTGCAGGGGAAGACGGAGACGGCGACGCTCTACATCTACCGGGCGCTGGAGGAGCGGCAGTACGTCGCCGCCTACGGCGCCGCGCTCGGCCTGGGGGCGATCTCGATGGCGCTGATGCTCGGCGTGGACCTGCTGCGTCGCCGGCGGGGCTGA
- a CDS encoding ATP-binding cassette domain-containing protein, with product MSIVLEGLTKRYEGHPVVNQLWLEIAEGEFFVLLGPSGSGKTTVLRMIAGLASIDAGRVLLDGRDVTSLSPQRRGVGFVFQHYALFRQMTVAENVEFALAIRKTPRAERRRRRDELLEVVGLSGLGGRMPYQLSGGQQQRVALARALAHRPEVLLLDEPFGALDAQIRGELRRTLKRVQREFGVSTIFVTHDQEEAFELGDRVGVMNFGRLLEAGPPPELYLRPATEFVATFLGTANLLVGQTTPEGIDVGPLRFPLSTIEQAAPANRRVQVLFRPEDVQIAARPEELSGPCLGEGTVDQSVFAGTGERLRLKLPPLPHVRPIAPPQPFGSGSLVVEALRPLEASRRLPLRAGDRVAVGVRRIHALTHPGLNFLCLHDGGPLSDAALKVGGGIARLAHARVTLLEVGAADEETPGGRSARDLLGPGLAAVETRRVGGPAAEAVAQEADRQPYDLVVAGLPRERRVEAAQAIFEGGEHNLLLCRAAAPPPQRALICVAVGEPGKEDVQFAARLVRHLGAAGTLLSVLPENADEEAAARAGRFLEAGVRSMELLGVKGKAKLRRGEVREQIDAEVAEGKHDLIVVGAPLSAKDARVKLSGVVAGLIEDLGDAPLLVVRSPFSAAGAAAAPAPRPVPRDIR from the coding sequence ATGTCGATCGTCCTCGAAGGCCTGACGAAGCGCTACGAGGGGCATCCCGTGGTCAACCAGCTCTGGCTGGAGATCGCGGAGGGGGAGTTCTTCGTCCTCCTCGGCCCCTCCGGCTCCGGCAAGACGACCGTCCTGCGGATGATCGCGGGGCTCGCCTCGATCGACGCCGGGCGCGTGCTGCTCGACGGGCGGGACGTGACCTCGCTGTCGCCGCAGCGGCGGGGCGTCGGCTTCGTCTTCCAGCACTACGCGCTCTTCCGCCAGATGACGGTCGCCGAGAACGTCGAGTTCGCCCTCGCGATCCGCAAGACGCCGCGCGCCGAGCGGCGGCGCCGCCGCGACGAGCTGCTCGAGGTCGTCGGTCTCTCCGGCCTCGGCGGCCGGATGCCGTACCAGCTTTCGGGCGGGCAGCAGCAGCGCGTGGCGCTGGCCCGCGCGCTCGCGCACCGTCCGGAGGTGCTGCTGCTCGACGAGCCGTTCGGGGCGCTCGACGCGCAGATCCGCGGCGAGCTGCGGCGCACGCTGAAGCGCGTGCAGCGCGAGTTCGGCGTCTCGACGATCTTCGTCACCCACGACCAGGAAGAGGCGTTCGAGCTCGGGGACCGCGTCGGCGTGATGAACTTCGGGCGGCTGCTCGAGGCCGGCCCGCCGCCGGAACTCTACCTGCGGCCGGCGACCGAGTTCGTGGCGACGTTCCTCGGCACGGCGAACCTGCTCGTCGGGCAGACGACGCCGGAGGGGATCGACGTCGGCCCGCTGCGCTTCCCGCTCTCGACGATCGAGCAGGCGGCCCCGGCCAATCGCCGCGTGCAGGTCCTCTTCCGTCCCGAGGACGTGCAGATCGCGGCGCGCCCCGAAGAGCTTTCCGGCCCGTGCCTCGGCGAGGGGACCGTCGATCAGTCGGTCTTCGCCGGCACCGGCGAGCGGCTGCGGCTCAAGCTGCCGCCGCTGCCGCACGTGCGCCCGATCGCGCCGCCGCAGCCGTTCGGCTCCGGCTCGCTCGTCGTCGAGGCGCTGCGGCCGCTCGAGGCCTCGCGCCGGCTGCCGCTGCGCGCCGGGGACCGCGTCGCCGTCGGCGTGCGGCGGATCCACGCCCTGACCCATCCGGGGCTCAACTTCCTTTGCCTGCACGACGGCGGGCCGCTCTCGGACGCCGCGCTCAAGGTCGGCGGCGGGATCGCGCGCCTCGCCCACGCCCGCGTGACGCTGCTCGAAGTCGGCGCGGCCGACGAAGAGACGCCGGGCGGGCGGAGCGCGCGCGACCTGCTCGGCCCGGGGCTCGCCGCGGTCGAGACGCGCCGCGTCGGCGGCCCGGCGGCGGAGGCGGTCGCGCAGGAGGCGGACCGCCAGCCGTACGACCTCGTCGTCGCCGGACTGCCGCGCGAGCGGCGGGTCGAGGCGGCGCAGGCGATCTTCGAGGGGGGCGAGCACAACCTGCTCCTCTGCCGCGCCGCGGCGCCGCCGCCGCAGCGGGCGCTGATCTGCGTCGCCGTCGGCGAGCCGGGGAAGGAGGACGTCCAGTTCGCGGCGCGCCTCGTGCGCCATCTCGGCGCCGCGGGAACGCTCCTCTCCGTTCTTCCCGAAAACGCGGACGAGGAAGCCGCGGCGCGGGCCGGCCGGTTCCTCGAGGCCGGCGTGCGCTCGATGGAACTGCTCGGCGTGAAGGGGAAGGCGAAGCTGCGGCGCGGCGAGGTGCGGGAGCAGATCGACGCCGAGGTCGCCGAGGGGAAGCACGACCTGATCGTCGTCGGCGCCCCGCTCTCCGCCAAGGACGCCCGCGTGAAGCTCTCCGGCGTGGTCGCCGGACTGATCGAGGATCTCGGCGACGCGCCGCTGCTGGTGGTGCGCTCTCCCTTCTCCGCCGCCGGGGCGGCCGCGGCGCCCGCGCCGCGTCCGGTCCCGCGCGACATCAGGTGA
- the cysT gene encoding sulfate ABC transporter permease subunit CysT, producing the protein MKDGARRAAPLPWGRYGLRAAALSYLALALAAPLLVIVEDGVKDGLQALWGAITEPAALHALWLTLWTAAIMAVVNAAMGTLVAYVLVRYDFPGRRFVDAMIDLPLATPTLVTGVMLVALYGPQTALGGWLRRDVGFPIIYAPPGIILALLFLSLPLVVRAVQPVLQDLDREPEDAAATLGASAFTVFRRVTLPALRAPVATGTLLAFARALGEFGSIVIVAGNIPLRTQTAAVYVLGEVESDNRRAASAMSLALLAVTFALFLIIDWRTRRRTEAP; encoded by the coding sequence GTGAAGGACGGCGCGCGGCGCGCGGCCCCCTTGCCCTGGGGCCGCTACGGGCTGCGCGCCGCCGCGCTGTCCTACCTCGCGCTCGCCCTCGCCGCGCCGCTCCTCGTCATCGTCGAGGACGGCGTCAAGGACGGGCTGCAGGCGCTGTGGGGGGCGATCACCGAACCGGCCGCCCTCCACGCCCTCTGGCTGACCCTCTGGACGGCCGCGATCATGGCCGTCGTCAACGCGGCGATGGGCACGCTCGTCGCCTACGTCCTCGTGCGGTACGACTTCCCCGGGCGGCGGTTCGTGGACGCGATGATCGACCTGCCGCTGGCCACGCCGACGCTCGTCACCGGCGTGATGCTCGTCGCGCTCTACGGGCCGCAGACCGCGCTCGGCGGCTGGCTGCGGCGCGACGTCGGCTTCCCGATCATCTACGCGCCGCCGGGGATCATTCTCGCGCTGCTCTTCCTCTCGCTGCCGCTCGTCGTGCGGGCGGTGCAGCCGGTGCTGCAGGATCTCGACCGCGAGCCGGAGGACGCGGCGGCGACGCTCGGCGCGTCGGCGTTCACCGTCTTCAGGCGCGTCACGCTGCCGGCGCTGCGCGCGCCGGTGGCGACCGGCACGCTGCTCGCCTTCGCCCGCGCGCTCGGCGAGTTCGGCTCGATCGTCATCGTCGCCGGCAACATCCCGCTGCGGACGCAGACCGCGGCGGTCTACGTCCTCGGCGAGGTCGAGTCGGACAACCGGCGCGCGGCGAGCGCGATGTCGCTGGCGCTGCTCGCGGTGACGTTCGCGCTGTTCCTGATCATCGACTGGCGGACGCGCCGCCGGACGGAGGCGCCGTGA